From Pseudomonas alcaligenes, a single genomic window includes:
- the petA gene encoding ubiquinol-cytochrome c reductase iron-sulfur subunit, which produces MSNDGVNAGRRRFLVAATSVVGAAGAVGAATPFVGSWFPSAKAKAAGAPVKVNIAKVEPGQQMVAEWRGQPVFIVRRTEEILANLGKIHDKMADPESKDSTQPTYVDAQNRSIKPELLVLVGLCTHLGCSPSFRPEVAPADLGAEWVGGYFCPCHGSKYDLAGRVYKGQPAPKNLPVPPHSYESDDVIVVGVDQEKA; this is translated from the coding sequence ATGAGCAATGACGGCGTGAATGCAGGCCGGCGTCGCTTCCTGGTAGCGGCCACCTCCGTGGTGGGTGCTGCCGGAGCGGTGGGTGCTGCGACTCCGTTTGTGGGGTCATGGTTCCCCAGTGCCAAGGCCAAGGCCGCTGGTGCACCGGTGAAAGTGAATATCGCCAAGGTTGAGCCCGGCCAGCAGATGGTTGCCGAGTGGCGCGGCCAGCCGGTGTTCATCGTGCGCCGTACTGAGGAAATCCTGGCCAACCTGGGCAAGATCCACGACAAGATGGCTGACCCGGAGTCCAAGGATTCCACCCAGCCGACCTATGTCGATGCGCAGAACCGCTCGATCAAGCCCGAGCTGCTGGTGCTGGTCGGTCTGTGCACCCACCTGGGCTGCTCGCCGTCCTTCCGTCCGGAAGTAGCGCCGGCCGACCTGGGTGCCGAGTGGGTCGGTGGTTATTTCTGCCCCTGCCATGGTTCCAAGTACGACCTCGCCGGTCGCGTATACAAGGGCCAGCCGGCGCCGAAGAACCTGCCGGTTCCGCCGCACTCGTACGAGTCCGATGACGTCATCGTCGTTGGCGTAGACCAGGAGAAAGCATGA